A single region of the Sinobacterium caligoides genome encodes:
- a CDS encoding acyl-CoA thioesterase: MIAQEIATPPIDITTIESRWGDEDRLGHINNVVYFRYFEETRVRLFEQLFGDNYRQTASSPVLVHSAASYLKPLHYPSSAIIKSWLHQSGNTSLTLYHQLFDSQSSALCTVAEVKLVWINLNSGQSSPLPPAIKAWAEQQTRVDIPR, translated from the coding sequence ATGATTGCGCAAGAAATTGCTACGCCACCGATAGACATCACTACTATAGAAAGCCGTTGGGGCGATGAGGATCGCCTGGGACATATTAACAATGTCGTTTATTTCAGGTATTTTGAAGAGACACGGGTTCGCCTATTTGAACAACTATTTGGCGATAATTATCGACAAACTGCTTCATCTCCTGTTCTGGTCCACTCCGCAGCCAGCTACCTTAAACCATTGCATTACCCCAGCAGCGCCATCATAAAAAGTTGGCTACACCAATCCGGAAACACTAGCCTCACTCTCTACCATCAACTCTTTGATAGCCAATCTTCAGCCCTTTGCACCGTGGCCGAGGTTAAGCTTGTTTGGATCAACCTCAACAGCGGTCAATCGAGCCCTCTACCCCCCGCTATTAAAGCCTGGGCAGAACAACAAACCCGCGTCGATATCCCACGGTAG
- a CDS encoding polysaccharide biosynthesis/export family protein, which produces MNMLISALLLCLLSITAYAEKNADDLSPSGDYHVNAGDVLSVFIWGEEALAREVIVRPDGFISYPLVGEVQAGGRNVGEVTDAIEDSLANYMKNKPQVTVSIVSLAGNNIYVIGKVNRPGVFNVLMQTDVAQALALAGGLNSFADEDDIKVIRRDSEGVQTAISFDYSAIRKGRDLSSNIMLRSGDVVVVP; this is translated from the coding sequence ATGAATATGTTAATAAGTGCACTGTTATTGTGTCTGCTGTCGATTACAGCATATGCAGAAAAGAATGCGGACGACCTGTCTCCTAGTGGGGATTATCATGTCAATGCCGGCGATGTATTGAGTGTTTTTATTTGGGGCGAAGAGGCGTTGGCGAGAGAGGTGATTGTAAGGCCAGATGGCTTTATTAGTTACCCCTTGGTTGGAGAAGTGCAGGCTGGTGGAAGAAACGTAGGAGAGGTTACCGACGCTATTGAAGACTCTCTTGCCAATTACATGAAAAACAAGCCACAAGTGACCGTCTCTATTGTCAGTCTGGCGGGAAATAACATTTATGTCATCGGTAAAGTTAACCGGCCCGGCGTGTTTAATGTATTGATGCAGACGGATGTGGCGCAGGCGCTAGCGCTGGCGGGTGGTTTAAACAGCTTTGCTGACGAAGATGATATCAAGGTAATACGCAGAGACAGCGAAGGGGTGCAGACCGCAATAAGCTTTGATTATTCGGCTATTAGAAAAGGGCGAGATCTTAGTAGCAACATTATGTTGAGGTCTGGTGATGTGGTGGTCGTCCCTTAA
- a CDS encoding LEA type 2 family protein: MSRFNLTKYTILFLTLLISSCSSLKIPFDQPKVEVVALKAVPSSQAIPNFLITLRVINPNAQAINIRGIFYTVNIEGYDLLSGVSNDIPTVEGYAETNIELTAKASLISGIRLMGKLVQKPLDALNYTVTAKIDSGSIMGAIKVSHDGILSLDNTGTTTKQR, encoded by the coding sequence TTGTCACGATTTAACCTCACGAAATATACTATCTTATTCTTGACGCTATTAATCAGCTCATGCAGCAGCCTAAAAATTCCATTTGACCAACCCAAAGTCGAGGTCGTTGCCCTTAAGGCAGTGCCTAGCTCACAAGCTATCCCTAACTTTCTTATCACCCTCAGAGTAATCAACCCCAACGCTCAAGCGATTAATATTCGTGGCATCTTCTACACCGTTAACATTGAAGGTTACGACCTGCTAAGCGGCGTCAGCAATGATATCCCAACTGTCGAAGGCTATGCAGAAACGAATATTGAGCTCACCGCTAAGGCCAGCCTTATTTCGGGTATCCGACTCATGGGAAAGCTAGTTCAAAAACCACTTGATGCTCTTAATTACACTGTTACCGCCAAAATCGATAGCGGCTCGATAATGGGCGCGATCAAGGTTTCTCATGACGGCATACTCAGTCTCGATAACACCGGCACGACAACAAAACAGCGATAA
- the lon gene encoding endopeptidase La — protein MVAELNENIETEAAAENKSIALPDQVLPNVIELLPISSRPFFPAQMQPVTVTSERWAETIHRVSEADQPYVGLIYCPVEEGDFSVDDLALTGCVARVQSVESDGEYLHLIAMGRRRFRIVRWLRESPPYQVEVEYPDAPVEDDSGLRARSIAILAVIKELLPLNPLYSDELRQYLNRFGPNDPSPLADFAASITTASNDELQNIVDTVPLIERMDAVLLLLRQELEVAKLQGELSEQVNDKISAQQREFFLREQLKLIQKELGITKDDKTSDVDEFRGRLEGKELPDHVSARIDDEMIKLSVLEMGSPEYGVTRNYLDCVTELPWGMHSIDRLELGPAREVLEKHHNGLSDVKDRIIEFIAQGAYKGEISGSIMLLVGPPGVGKTSIGKSIADALGRKFYRFSVGGMRDEAEIKGHRRTYIGAMPGKFVQALKEVEVENPVIMLDEVDKIGASFQGDPASALLEALDPEQNADFLDHYLDLRIDLSKVLFVCTANQLDTIPAPLLDRMEILRLAGYIAEEKLAIAKQHLWPKLLNRAGVKRSTVKISDAALRYLIEGYAREAGVRNLEKLLGKLIRKSIVRLLETEATAVRIGKKEVERWLGQPTFDRELPQRGVGVVTGLAWTSMGGATLTIEANKVHELGRKLQLTGQLGDVMKESAQIAYSYVMANLPSFDGDKAFFDKAAIHLHVPEGATPKDGPSAGVTMATSLISLAQGKPLRRSIAMTGELTLSGRVLAVGGIKEKVIAAKRGGINELILPEANRRDFAELADYLQEGVSVHYARTYRDVYNVVFA, from the coding sequence GTGGTAGCAGAGTTAAATGAGAATATAGAAACAGAAGCGGCTGCTGAAAATAAATCTATCGCACTGCCTGATCAGGTATTGCCGAATGTTATTGAATTGCTGCCTATTTCTAGCAGGCCTTTCTTCCCCGCTCAGATGCAACCGGTGACGGTAACGAGTGAGCGTTGGGCTGAGACGATCCATCGTGTATCGGAGGCGGACCAGCCCTATGTAGGGCTTATTTACTGCCCTGTTGAAGAGGGCGATTTCTCTGTCGATGATTTAGCATTAACCGGTTGTGTTGCGAGGGTGCAGAGTGTTGAAAGTGATGGTGAGTACTTACATCTGATTGCGATGGGAAGACGCCGCTTTCGTATAGTGCGTTGGTTACGAGAGTCACCACCTTATCAGGTTGAGGTTGAGTATCCAGATGCGCCAGTTGAGGATGACAGCGGTTTGCGGGCTAGATCCATTGCTATTTTGGCGGTGATCAAAGAGTTGCTCCCACTTAACCCGCTGTACTCAGACGAGTTACGCCAATACCTCAATAGGTTTGGACCCAATGACCCATCTCCGCTTGCCGACTTCGCGGCTTCAATTACGACTGCTAGTAACGATGAGCTACAGAATATCGTTGATACGGTACCCTTGATTGAGCGTATGGATGCAGTCTTGTTGCTATTGAGGCAAGAGTTGGAGGTGGCTAAATTACAGGGTGAATTGTCTGAACAAGTCAACGATAAGATCAGTGCACAGCAGCGTGAGTTTTTCTTGCGTGAGCAGCTCAAGTTAATTCAAAAAGAGCTGGGTATAACCAAGGATGATAAGACATCTGACGTTGATGAGTTTAGAGGGCGACTAGAAGGTAAAGAGTTACCTGATCATGTCTCAGCTCGTATAGATGACGAAATGATTAAGCTGTCCGTATTGGAGATGGGGTCACCAGAGTATGGTGTGACGCGTAACTATCTCGATTGCGTTACTGAGCTGCCGTGGGGCATGCATTCAATTGACCGGCTCGAGCTGGGGCCCGCTCGAGAGGTGCTGGAAAAGCATCATAATGGTCTTAGTGACGTGAAAGATAGGATTATTGAGTTCATTGCACAAGGAGCTTATAAAGGTGAAATCTCCGGTTCTATTATGTTGTTAGTAGGACCGCCAGGAGTGGGTAAAACATCGATTGGTAAGTCGATAGCGGATGCTTTAGGGCGGAAGTTTTACCGCTTTAGTGTCGGCGGTATGCGCGATGAAGCAGAAATCAAAGGGCACCGTCGCACCTATATTGGCGCGATGCCGGGCAAATTCGTGCAGGCCTTAAAAGAGGTTGAAGTTGAGAACCCCGTTATCATGCTGGATGAGGTTGATAAGATCGGCGCTAGTTTCCAAGGCGATCCTGCTTCTGCATTGCTTGAGGCGCTGGATCCAGAGCAGAATGCTGACTTCTTGGATCATTATCTCGATTTACGTATCGACCTTTCAAAGGTGTTGTTTGTCTGCACCGCTAACCAGCTTGATACAATCCCCGCGCCCTTGCTCGACCGTATGGAGATACTGCGGTTGGCGGGTTATATTGCAGAGGAAAAGCTGGCAATTGCCAAGCAGCACCTCTGGCCTAAGCTACTTAATCGTGCTGGCGTGAAACGCTCAACAGTGAAGATTAGTGATGCGGCGCTGCGCTACCTCATTGAGGGTTATGCGCGTGAAGCAGGCGTTCGTAACTTGGAGAAACTACTGGGCAAGTTGATTAGGAAGTCGATAGTCCGATTACTAGAGACTGAGGCAACAGCGGTTCGTATTGGCAAAAAGGAGGTTGAGCGCTGGCTTGGGCAACCAACTTTTGATCGAGAGTTGCCCCAGCGAGGTGTTGGTGTCGTTACAGGTTTAGCTTGGACTTCTATGGGAGGGGCGACTCTGACAATTGAGGCTAATAAGGTGCATGAGTTAGGCAGAAAATTGCAGCTTACCGGGCAGTTGGGTGATGTGATGAAAGAGTCCGCGCAGATCGCCTATAGCTATGTTATGGCTAACTTACCCTCCTTTGATGGGGATAAAGCATTTTTCGATAAAGCTGCGATTCATCTTCATGTGCCAGAAGGAGCGACGCCGAAAGATGGCCCTAGCGCCGGAGTGACGATGGCGACATCACTTATCTCTTTGGCTCAGGGTAAACCGCTGCGACGGAGTATTGCGATGACGGGTGAGCTGACGTTGAGCGGGCGAGTCTTGGCAGTAGGGGGGATCAAGGAGAAGGTGATTGCGGCGAAGAGAGGGGGGATCAATGAGTTGATCTTGCCGGAAGCTAACAGAAGAGATTTTGCAGAGCTAGCAGATTACCTGCAAGAAGGGGTTAGTGTTCACTATGCGCGTACATACCGCGATGTATATAATGTCGTTTTTGCCTAG
- a CDS encoding class I SAM-dependent methyltransferase produces the protein MQTSTPSICPLCQSDEHHLFYRDQLRSFLHCQRCSLVYVPSCYHLGAEQEKAEYDLHQNRPDDQGYRKFLNRLCAPLIERLTPKSHGLDFGCGPGPTLSLMLEELGHHVSLFDIYYCNTPEVLNKPYDFITATEVIEHLSKPAEVLDKLWQQIKPGGYLAIMTKLVINQQRFACWHYKNDRTHISFFSQATFNYFFSNKNAYIEYLGDDVIIINKS, from the coding sequence ATGCAAACCTCCACGCCCTCGATCTGCCCTTTATGTCAAAGCGACGAGCACCATCTATTCTACCGTGACCAGCTTCGTAGCTTTCTTCATTGTCAGCGGTGCTCCCTCGTCTATGTACCCTCTTGTTACCACCTCGGGGCTGAACAAGAAAAGGCCGAGTACGACCTCCACCAAAATAGACCAGACGATCAGGGTTACCGTAAGTTTCTTAACCGCCTTTGCGCCCCTTTGATTGAGCGCCTTACACCAAAGAGTCACGGCCTTGACTTTGGCTGCGGGCCGGGACCAACACTGTCATTAATGCTTGAAGAGCTCGGTCACCACGTATCACTCTTCGATATATATTACTGTAATACACCCGAGGTTCTAAACAAGCCTTACGACTTCATCACTGCCACAGAGGTTATAGAGCACCTCTCAAAGCCTGCAGAAGTACTAGATAAACTTTGGCAGCAAATAAAGCCAGGCGGTTATCTTGCGATTATGACCAAACTGGTTATCAATCAACAACGCTTTGCCTGCTGGCACTACAAAAATGACCGTACCCACATCAGCTTTTTTAGCCAAGCAACGTTTAACTATTTTTTCTCCAACAAAAATGCCTACATCGAGTATCTCGGTGATGACGTTATAATCATTAACAAAAGTTAA
- a CDS encoding class 1 fructose-bisphosphatase: MQTLSMALRLNNTPVELINTLQTIALAGKDIDFKLRQGSLGGVLGSAGNQNVQGETQKKLDVISNDLLKKVLLECGSVRAIASEEEETYVEGPKDGSYLVNFDPLDGSSNIDINAMVGTIFSIYPDQSTPLSEASFLQPGNNQVAAGYILYGPSTMLVLTTGQGVQMFTLDPAMGEFILTSDQVKVSEQTQEFAINMSNQRFWAEPMQNYIGDLLAGKEGKRAKNFNMRWVAAMVGDVHRVLCRGGLFTYPWDSREPNKAGKLRLMYEANPMSFLIEQAGGLSWTDSERILSIQPTAIHQRVPVILGSSEEVKQCLKSHGVTI; the protein is encoded by the coding sequence ATGCAAACCCTTTCTATGGCTCTCAGGCTTAACAACACTCCTGTAGAGCTCATCAACACACTCCAAACCATTGCTTTAGCAGGCAAAGATATCGACTTCAAGCTCAGGCAAGGGTCACTAGGGGGAGTGTTAGGCAGTGCGGGCAACCAAAACGTTCAGGGTGAGACCCAAAAAAAACTAGACGTCATATCTAACGACCTCCTTAAAAAGGTTCTGCTAGAATGCGGCTCAGTCAGAGCTATTGCCTCTGAGGAAGAAGAGACGTATGTAGAAGGCCCTAAAGATGGAAGTTATTTAGTTAACTTCGATCCTTTGGATGGCTCATCCAACATTGATATCAATGCCATGGTTGGCACCATTTTCTCAATCTACCCCGACCAGTCTACTCCCTTAAGTGAAGCTTCCTTTCTTCAACCCGGTAACAACCAGGTAGCCGCGGGATACATTTTATATGGCCCCTCAACGATGTTGGTACTCACTACTGGCCAAGGCGTACAAATGTTTACCCTCGACCCTGCCATGGGCGAGTTCATTTTGACCTCTGATCAAGTCAAAGTTAGTGAGCAAACACAAGAGTTTGCCATCAATATGTCCAATCAACGATTCTGGGCCGAGCCGATGCAAAACTACATTGGCGACCTTCTGGCCGGTAAAGAGGGCAAGCGAGCTAAGAACTTTAATATGCGCTGGGTCGCCGCCATGGTCGGAGACGTTCACCGCGTACTCTGTCGCGGGGGGCTTTTTACCTACCCTTGGGATAGCCGAGAGCCTAACAAAGCAGGGAAGCTCCGACTCATGTATGAGGCTAACCCAATGTCTTTCTTGATCGAGCAGGCCGGAGGACTCAGCTGGACTGACAGCGAGCGCATTCTCTCGATCCAGCCCACAGCAATACATCAACGCGTTCCGGTCATATTAGGCTCCAGCGAAGAAGTTAAGCAATGCCTAAAGAGTCACGGCGTCACTATCTAA
- a CDS encoding TatD family hydrolase: MIDSHCHLDFEIFDTYRAELLARMRAAGITGYIIPGVKADTWSRLLEVVEQDSQCALALGLHPAFMEDHRSADLLQLEQSLNHPSVVAIGEIGLNRLHHSEDLSAQKEILNQQLTLAKEQGVPVILHARQSLDELIGIVRKLGFSNGGIVHAFSGSEQQAEQWLKLGFKLGVGGAITHPRAVRLRRVVAKLSTGSIVLETDSPDMRPSFLPKNCENTPLVIPLIASVLASLRGEGWQEVVEQSDKAVLEALPRCAERFR, translated from the coding sequence ATGATTGATAGTCATTGTCATTTAGACTTTGAAATATTTGATACTTATAGAGCTGAGCTGCTTGCTAGGATGAGGGCAGCAGGCATTACGGGCTACATTATACCTGGCGTTAAGGCTGATACGTGGTCAAGGTTGCTAGAGGTGGTGGAGCAAGATAGTCAATGTGCATTGGCGCTCGGTTTACACCCGGCTTTTATGGAGGATCACCGCTCGGCAGACCTATTACAGTTAGAGCAGTCTTTGAATCACCCATCTGTCGTCGCCATTGGTGAAATAGGGCTTAATCGCCTGCACCATAGCGAAGATTTGTCTGCTCAAAAAGAGATTCTGAATCAGCAGCTTACGCTAGCAAAGGAGCAAGGGGTGCCGGTCATTTTGCACGCAAGGCAAAGCCTTGATGAGTTGATAGGCATTGTGCGTAAGCTAGGTTTTAGTAACGGTGGTATTGTTCATGCCTTTAGTGGCAGCGAGCAACAGGCAGAGCAGTGGCTGAAGTTGGGCTTTAAGTTAGGTGTTGGTGGGGCGATTACCCACCCGAGAGCTGTAAGGTTGAGGCGAGTAGTGGCTAAATTATCTACGGGTAGTATTGTTTTGGAGACGGATAGCCCTGATATGCGGCCGAGCTTCTTACCGAAGAACTGTGAGAATACTCCATTGGTAATACCGTTAATCGCCAGTGTGTTGGCGTCGCTACGAGGGGAGGGGTGGCAAGAGGTGGTAGAGCAAAGTGATAAGGCCGTTCTTGAGGCCTTACCACGTTGTGCGGAAAGGTTTAGATAG
- a CDS encoding S9 family peptidase, which yields MISATQACSSLREIKQLLIHNDTLHAVINSACNDNRYQLHIIAQQHGQALYAQLDCHSLLNSYGGGSVASTSSTLWVSDKHELVSIENDHECSRRSSITAGDLCTDEFFDRCLGVVEVDEQQHIIDCQAPDKYLISGADFYSSPCVSPDGRHLAFVCRNTPNMPWDNSELWICQLDQSGHPLPHSLLLVSQSQSISLKDGESINQPQWRNNSQLAFISDRSGYWGYYYYDLSTSTIMALYTPAAELCGAAWESGNHNVVLLNDGGILCSAVIRGRWQLHRVSSTGKVTIVAGHNHDSLCHFSQLTLHKNAVYFVAQSSTLASNIYYLNLADNSIEAALPPDNSGRLNTPPPSYLQFGLGESVSYGYFYPPTTASVAVPPLIVRAHGGPTSATTASLDLITRYFNERGFAVLDINYRGSTGYGRSYRHSLYGHWGVSEVEDTANAIELLASKKLIDPRLVFARGNSAGGYMTLCLATFSSLLAGGMVSAGISDLKLLEKNTHRFERFYIQQLLAAPYSPSHSSPWYQRSPIHFADSVQQPLLFVQGKQDNICPTEQAEHFITVLQKNDLAYDYLLFADEHHGIKKERNMHKALLRELAFYRAIIKKHRANI from the coding sequence TTGATTAGCGCAACACAGGCCTGCAGTAGCCTGCGAGAAATAAAGCAACTCCTTATACATAACGACACTTTACACGCTGTTATTAACTCGGCCTGCAACGACAACCGCTACCAACTCCATATAATAGCGCAGCAGCATGGACAGGCCCTGTACGCACAACTTGATTGTCATTCTTTACTCAATAGTTATGGCGGCGGCAGCGTAGCCAGCACATCATCAACACTATGGGTCAGCGACAAGCACGAGCTAGTATCGATAGAAAATGATCATGAATGCTCACGCAGATCCTCCATCACTGCGGGTGACCTCTGCACAGATGAGTTTTTTGATCGCTGTTTAGGCGTTGTAGAAGTCGATGAACAACAACACATTATCGACTGCCAAGCCCCCGACAAATACTTAATCTCTGGTGCTGATTTCTATTCCTCACCTTGCGTCTCACCCGATGGTCGTCATTTAGCCTTCGTCTGTCGAAACACGCCCAATATGCCTTGGGACAACAGCGAGCTTTGGATATGTCAACTCGACCAATCCGGGCACCCACTACCCCACTCACTCCTCCTTGTTAGCCAAAGCCAGTCGATCTCACTCAAAGACGGTGAGTCGATCAACCAGCCACAGTGGAGAAACAACTCACAGCTAGCCTTTATTTCAGATCGCTCCGGATACTGGGGCTACTACTACTATGACCTTTCGACATCGACTATTATGGCGCTCTATACACCAGCTGCAGAGCTCTGCGGTGCTGCTTGGGAGTCTGGGAACCATAACGTTGTACTACTAAATGACGGCGGCATTCTCTGTAGTGCCGTTATTCGTGGCCGCTGGCAGCTTCACCGGGTCTCTAGCACTGGCAAAGTAACCATCGTCGCCGGCCACAATCACGATAGTCTCTGTCACTTCAGCCAGCTCACACTACACAAAAACGCTGTCTATTTCGTCGCCCAAAGCAGTACCCTGGCCAGTAACATCTATTACCTCAATTTAGCCGATAACAGTATCGAAGCCGCACTACCTCCCGATAACTCCGGCAGGCTTAACACCCCGCCGCCCTCATACCTACAGTTTGGTCTTGGAGAGTCAGTTAGTTATGGCTATTTTTACCCCCCAACAACTGCTTCTGTCGCTGTTCCTCCACTCATCGTGAGAGCTCACGGAGGCCCTACCTCAGCGACAACCGCATCCCTCGACCTTATCACCCGCTACTTTAACGAGCGGGGCTTCGCTGTGCTCGATATAAACTATCGTGGCAGTACAGGCTACGGTCGTTCATACAGACACAGCCTCTATGGCCACTGGGGAGTGTCAGAGGTCGAAGACACCGCCAATGCCATCGAGCTACTTGCCAGCAAGAAATTAATAGACCCCCGACTCGTTTTTGCACGCGGCAATAGTGCCGGCGGTTACATGACCCTTTGCCTAGCCACCTTCAGCTCTCTTCTTGCCGGCGGCATGGTTAGTGCTGGAATATCAGATCTTAAGTTACTCGAAAAGAATACCCACCGCTTCGAACGTTTTTATATTCAACAGCTGCTCGCAGCCCCCTACTCACCAAGTCATAGCAGCCCTTGGTATCAGAGAAGCCCGATCCATTTCGCGGATAGCGTTCAACAACCATTGCTTTTCGTACAAGGAAAACAAGACAATATCTGCCCTACTGAGCAGGCAGAGCATTTTATTACCGTGCTACAAAAGAATGATCTTGCTTACGATTACCTCTTATTTGCCGATGAGCACCACGGTATCAAGAAAGAAAGGAATATGCATAAGGCACTGTTGCGTGAATTAGCCTTTTATCGCGCAATTATCAAAAAACATCGAGCTAATATATAA